Proteins encoded within one genomic window of Nitrospira sp.:
- a CDS encoding glycosyltransferase family 4 protein produces MAMEKPIILGVEGERAELVMSSGGGVCIEPENSHELAEHLLELYRNRDLAAKLGSNGRRHVAEHYDRTVLARRYEYLLVSLILSSKSAASPLVDRDQSSR; encoded by the coding sequence ATGGCCATGGAGAAACCGATTATCCTGGGAGTGGAAGGGGAGCGCGCCGAACTCGTGATGTCGTCTGGCGGGGGAGTCTGTATCGAACCGGAGAACAGCCACGAGCTTGCTGAACATCTTCTGGAACTCTACAGAAATCGAGATTTGGCAGCGAAGCTCGGTTCAAACGGACGTCGGCATGTTGCGGAGCATTACGATCGTACAGTACTGGCACGGCGATATGAATACCTGCTGGTATCGCTCATTCTTTCCTCAAAATCCGCTGCATCGCCATTGGTAGATCGAGACCAATCATCACGATGA
- the xrtD gene encoding VPLPA-CTERM-specific exosortase XrtD, protein MSHRLLVSLSMLVTAALLGYLYSDSLVFLFNRWIGNEDYSHGVLVPVVSLFLAWQARHRIAAAGIESSWWGLAVVSVGLLLYGVGELATLFVVHHISLWIVIVGLVIGAIGIRAAREIMFPLGYLLIAIPLPNFLYAGLSSKLQLWSSALGVGCLQLIGVTAFLEGNVIDLGPVQLQVVEACSGIRYLFPLSALALLCAYLFKDRMWKRVVLVLSAIPISIFVNGFRIGMIGALVEWTGQGAAEGFSHLFEGAVLFMVSLGLLVVEMWLLAKIRPETTGAFDERGLRCEASVKTLEGGGLQPPTSNRLFPGSAYFCSVAVLVPVAFASTLLVEREEIVPSRAMFIDFPKQIDGWAGTSMALEKQYIDTLRFDDYLLVEFRSDKGQSATFYAAYYQSQRKGQSVHSPQSCLPGGGWEILSMTGVDVPARNGMGRPLHINRAVIQKDHQKQVVWYWFKQRDRILSNEYLVKFYLLWDAVSRGRTDGALIRMSSVVGPGDTETMVDQRLGQLVSAVEPELNRYVPD, encoded by the coding sequence ATGAGTCACAGGCTTCTTGTTAGCTTGAGTATGCTCGTCACTGCGGCCTTATTGGGCTACCTGTACAGTGACAGTCTCGTCTTTCTCTTCAACCGATGGATCGGAAACGAAGACTATAGTCATGGAGTGCTTGTTCCGGTGGTCTCCCTGTTTTTAGCCTGGCAGGCCAGGCATCGGATTGCCGCAGCCGGCATTGAAAGCTCCTGGTGGGGATTGGCGGTGGTCTCGGTGGGACTCTTGCTGTATGGAGTGGGCGAACTGGCCACCTTGTTTGTTGTGCATCACATTTCCCTCTGGATCGTGATCGTCGGACTAGTGATCGGCGCGATCGGTATTCGAGCGGCGCGAGAGATCATGTTTCCGCTGGGCTATCTGCTGATCGCTATACCACTGCCGAATTTTCTCTATGCAGGCCTCTCCAGCAAGCTTCAGCTGTGGTCCTCAGCCTTAGGGGTCGGGTGTCTGCAGCTGATAGGGGTGACGGCATTTTTGGAAGGGAACGTCATCGACCTGGGGCCGGTGCAACTGCAAGTCGTCGAGGCTTGTAGCGGGATTCGCTATTTATTTCCCTTGAGCGCGTTGGCGCTGCTGTGTGCCTATCTGTTCAAAGACCGGATGTGGAAGCGGGTCGTCCTTGTGTTGTCTGCCATTCCGATCTCGATATTCGTCAATGGTTTCCGTATCGGCATGATCGGTGCTCTAGTCGAATGGACTGGGCAGGGGGCAGCAGAGGGATTTTCGCATCTCTTTGAGGGGGCAGTGTTGTTCATGGTGAGTCTAGGTTTGTTGGTTGTTGAGATGTGGCTGCTTGCAAAAATTCGCCCGGAGACCACGGGGGCGTTTGATGAAAGAGGCTTGAGGTGTGAGGCGAGTGTTAAGACTCTGGAGGGGGGAGGCCTCCAACCTCCAACCTCCAACAGATTGTTCCCCGGCTCCGCCTACTTCTGCAGCGTGGCGGTGCTGGTGCCGGTTGCCTTTGCGTCCACTCTCCTCGTAGAACGCGAGGAAATTGTACCCTCTCGCGCCATGTTTATCGATTTCCCAAAACAGATCGATGGGTGGGCGGGAACGTCGATGGCATTAGAAAAACAGTACATCGATACGCTTCGGTTCGACGACTATCTGTTGGTCGAGTTTCGCTCCGACAAGGGACAGTCAGCTACGTTCTATGCGGCCTATTACCAGTCTCAACGAAAAGGCCAGTCGGTGCACTCGCCGCAAAGCTGTCTTCCCGGCGGCGGGTGGGAAATCCTTTCGATGACTGGTGTGGATGTCCCGGCGAGGAATGGGATGGGCCGGCCGCTGCACATCAACCGAGCCGTGATTCAGAAGGATCATCAAAAGCAAGTGGTGTGGTACTGGTTCAAACAGCGCGATCGGATCCTCAGTAATGAATATTTGGTTAAATTCTATTTGTTGTGGGATGCCGTATCACGGGGACGAACCGATGGGGCGCTCATCCGCATGTCTTCAGTTGTCGGACCAGGAGATACTGAGACAATGGTCGATCAACGGCTAGGACAGCTGGTGTCAGCCGTTGAACCGGAGTTGAATCGGTACGTGCCGGATTGA
- a CDS encoding undecaprenyl/decaprenyl-phosphate alpha-N-acetylglucosaminyl 1-phosphate transferase, whose translation MSTDLYFSCLTSLLISMALIPPLRLFADRYRFVDLPGGRKVHHHATPSVGGIAFGIGAFTSLLLWCPQSQIKVAVLLGGLTILGFGAWDDRVDLGYKVKLLGQLAAALIIVLIGGIHFQSFPGLSDSNLPLWIATPFTVLFLIAVSNAVNLTDGLDGLAGGLSFLTLCGIAYLAFLSQDSMVLFLTVPFMGGVLGFLRYNTYPARIFMGDGGSQLLGLIMGVLTILLTDSTRGPFSPALALFLLGLPFLDTLGVAGQRLAEGRSPFVGDRSHIHHKLMKVGLSHYEAVTAIYVVQIGMVGIAYWLRWQSDLLILALYFVIAGSVLAGFIAAGRGLFPDPPSEADRVRSSVTGRHSLDGRWLSHIPMQCLGVAIPLFLIVQVFLPSDVPSDVGYLSLALFGVVLLGLSLSSRIVPYFVRGGLYVGTTFLLYVCEPSRIGTMPAIAMVHNIFFILVAVMVLLNLRFNEENRFQTTPLDYLMVFLAILFPFLPGVSVDISHMGVFAAKLIVLFFSFELLLHAFSNRVRQLGLVSLWILFGLGIRTLL comes from the coding sequence ATGAGTACCGATCTCTATTTTAGCTGTCTGACGTCGCTCCTGATCAGTATGGCTCTGATTCCGCCCTTGCGTCTTTTCGCGGACCGCTACCGTTTCGTGGATTTGCCGGGAGGACGCAAAGTCCACCACCATGCCACTCCGAGTGTCGGGGGCATTGCCTTTGGGATCGGAGCCTTTACCAGCCTTCTTCTGTGGTGCCCCCAGAGCCAGATCAAGGTCGCGGTGCTTCTTGGCGGGTTGACCATTCTGGGATTCGGTGCGTGGGACGATCGTGTCGATCTCGGCTATAAGGTGAAACTGCTGGGCCAATTGGCTGCTGCGCTGATCATTGTCTTGATAGGGGGAATCCACTTCCAGAGTTTCCCCGGCCTATCCGACAGTAATCTGCCGTTGTGGATTGCCACTCCGTTCACGGTGCTGTTCCTCATCGCGGTGTCGAATGCCGTGAATTTGACCGACGGTCTGGATGGGCTGGCCGGAGGACTTTCCTTTCTGACACTGTGCGGGATTGCCTATCTGGCCTTTCTCTCCCAGGACTCGATGGTCCTGTTTCTGACGGTTCCATTCATGGGAGGTGTGTTGGGATTCCTCCGCTACAATACCTATCCGGCTCGGATATTCATGGGGGACGGAGGCAGTCAGCTTCTCGGACTCATTATGGGAGTGTTGACCATCCTCCTGACTGACTCGACCAGAGGACCCTTCAGCCCTGCCTTGGCGCTTTTTCTCTTGGGGTTGCCGTTTCTTGATACCCTTGGGGTGGCCGGGCAACGGCTGGCGGAAGGACGGTCGCCATTTGTCGGAGACCGCAGCCATATTCACCACAAGCTGATGAAGGTCGGCCTGTCCCACTACGAGGCGGTCACGGCCATTTATGTGGTGCAAATCGGGATGGTGGGCATCGCCTATTGGCTTCGCTGGCAGTCCGATCTGTTGATTCTTGCGCTCTATTTCGTGATTGCGGGATCGGTGTTGGCGGGTTTTATTGCAGCCGGACGAGGACTGTTCCCCGATCCTCCTTCAGAAGCTGACAGAGTGCGATCGAGTGTGACCGGTCGGCACTCTCTGGACGGTCGATGGCTCAGCCATATTCCCATGCAATGCCTTGGTGTGGCGATTCCCTTGTTTCTCATCGTCCAGGTCTTTCTTCCGTCCGATGTCCCCAGTGATGTGGGATATCTCTCTCTCGCTCTCTTCGGGGTGGTGTTACTCGGACTCAGCCTGTCGTCTCGGATCGTGCCCTACTTTGTGCGGGGCGGACTCTACGTGGGAACGACCTTTCTGCTCTATGTCTGTGAACCTTCTCGGATCGGGACCATGCCCGCTATCGCCATGGTTCACAACATATTCTTTATTTTGGTGGCCGTCATGGTATTGTTGAATCTTCGGTTCAACGAAGAGAATCGCTTCCAGACCACGCCACTCGATTATCTCATGGTGTTCTTGGCCATTCTGTTCCCATTTCTTCCAGGGGTGAGCGTTGATATTTCGCATATGGGTGTCTTTGCTGCGAAGCTGATCGTCCTCTTTTTTTCGTTTGAGTTGCTGCTCCATGCCTTTTCAAACCGTGTACGGCAACTTGGGCTTGTGTCGCTCTGGATCTTGTTCGGTCTCGGCATTCGAACGTTGTTGTAG
- a CDS encoding tetratricopeptide repeat protein encodes MIVQILLVVLLTIISTACGGPEERKAKYFSLAQEYLEAANYPKARVALRNVLKIDPKDAEAYYLFARVEEKEKNWRNAVQLYQETIRLAPDHTGALVTLAKYYLEAHMVEQVSEVADKVLTHHSQHPQARALKLAAQAVTEAEIPSVVPAAEALAAQFPAEPDVAILLATLYGQQHRYREAESTLRRALEAHPRDMDLLNNWSLILTQAKDVASVEAVIRRMIEAEPKSMDHRLRLARFYIEQGSYSKAEAVLRDAVALAPEDEERRMVLAEYFVHRKDNASAERVLLDAMTQMPHSNKIQLGLATFYRKSGQDEKARGRYTALVEAHRDKPVGLEAKVKLAEMEFLAGRPAEAERQVEEVLKANPRSSDGLILSGRMALARRNGKDAVQAFRTVLHDQPELATVHYLLGQAHQLTGETNLAKESFERAVALYPNQVDAKRSLAVLETRSGRYGQARTRLDELLKQRPDDLDALDMLMTVDLVTKNWSGAEQTLQRLQAAVREHPLTYMAEGRLHQAQGRVERAVAAYERATVLAPNDPDPLLTLVKLDVDQGRLKQAKARLETLIDKHPEHLYAHGLLGEVYTIAGDVSRADAHFEQATKLNPKWLTPWLDWGSLWLGQKRFDQAVQVVNNGLVVNTESEELYMLLASVRSTQQELDGAISAYESALRLNPKNVLAANNLAVLLVDHRGDPQSLQKAFALSRDFEKETPHPLFLDTLGWVRFKMGQQEDAIRLLKDAAAKAPEIAVLNYHLGIAFFQSGKRAEARTYLSKALKSADSFDGRREAEQVLAQLRG; translated from the coding sequence ATGATCGTTCAGATTCTCCTGGTCGTGCTCTTGACGATCATCAGTACGGCGTGCGGTGGTCCTGAGGAGAGAAAAGCCAAATACTTTTCTCTGGCACAGGAATATCTCGAGGCCGCCAACTATCCCAAAGCACGGGTGGCGCTGAGAAATGTGTTGAAAATCGATCCCAAAGATGCGGAGGCCTACTATCTCTTCGCGCGGGTCGAGGAAAAAGAAAAAAACTGGCGCAATGCCGTGCAACTCTATCAAGAAACCATCCGGCTCGCTCCCGATCATACCGGCGCTCTGGTCACCTTGGCGAAGTACTATCTCGAAGCCCATATGGTGGAGCAAGTGAGCGAAGTCGCGGACAAGGTTCTGACCCATCACTCGCAACATCCCCAGGCTCGTGCGTTGAAGCTTGCCGCACAAGCGGTGACTGAGGCGGAAATTCCTTCTGTTGTTCCAGCGGCCGAGGCGTTGGCGGCGCAATTTCCAGCCGAGCCTGATGTGGCTATTTTACTAGCTACCCTCTATGGGCAGCAGCATCGGTACCGGGAAGCGGAGTCGACATTACGACGGGCGCTCGAAGCCCATCCGCGGGATATGGACCTGCTCAACAATTGGAGTCTGATCCTGACTCAAGCAAAGGATGTGGCGAGCGTTGAGGCCGTCATTCGCCGGATGATCGAGGCCGAGCCTAAGTCCATGGACCACCGGTTGAGGCTTGCCCGCTTCTATATTGAGCAGGGTTCTTATTCGAAAGCAGAGGCGGTGTTACGCGATGCCGTCGCGTTGGCACCGGAGGACGAAGAGCGCCGAATGGTATTGGCCGAGTATTTTGTGCATCGAAAGGACAATGCGTCTGCGGAACGGGTCCTGCTCGATGCCATGACGCAGATGCCACATTCGAACAAAATTCAGCTTGGCCTGGCGACGTTCTACAGGAAGAGCGGTCAGGATGAAAAGGCTCGTGGTCGCTATACCGCACTGGTTGAAGCGCATCGCGATAAGCCGGTCGGGCTCGAAGCAAAGGTCAAGCTGGCGGAAATGGAATTTCTGGCGGGCAGACCGGCCGAGGCTGAGCGGCAGGTGGAGGAGGTGTTGAAGGCGAATCCCCGATCATCCGACGGGTTGATTCTCTCCGGACGCATGGCCTTAGCCAGACGAAATGGAAAAGATGCGGTGCAGGCCTTCCGTACCGTCTTACATGATCAACCAGAACTGGCGACGGTTCACTACCTGCTCGGCCAAGCACATCAGTTGACCGGGGAGACCAACCTTGCGAAGGAAAGCTTTGAACGAGCCGTTGCGCTCTATCCCAACCAAGTGGATGCGAAACGGTCTCTTGCCGTGCTGGAAACCAGGAGCGGCCGGTACGGTCAGGCGCGTACGCGACTCGATGAGTTGCTGAAACAGCGCCCCGATGATCTCGACGCCCTCGACATGCTCATGACGGTGGATCTGGTGACGAAGAACTGGTCGGGAGCAGAGCAGACTCTTCAGCGGCTGCAGGCTGCCGTTAGAGAACACCCTCTGACCTACATGGCGGAAGGCCGGCTCCATCAGGCACAGGGACGAGTTGAACGAGCAGTCGCCGCATACGAGCGCGCCACAGTTTTGGCCCCGAACGATCCGGACCCCCTCCTGACCCTCGTGAAGCTGGACGTGGATCAAGGCCGTCTGAAGCAAGCCAAAGCCAGACTGGAAACGCTCATCGACAAGCACCCTGAGCACCTATATGCCCATGGACTGCTGGGGGAGGTCTACACGATCGCCGGCGATGTCTCTCGCGCTGATGCTCACTTTGAACAGGCGACAAAGTTGAATCCGAAGTGGCTGACGCCATGGCTGGATTGGGGGAGTCTGTGGCTTGGACAGAAACGGTTCGATCAGGCAGTCCAGGTTGTAAACAATGGACTCGTGGTCAATACTGAAAGCGAAGAGCTGTATATGCTGTTGGCGTCCGTTCGTTCGACGCAACAGGAACTCGATGGGGCGATCAGCGCCTACGAGAGCGCGTTGCGGCTCAACCCCAAAAATGTGCTGGCCGCGAACAATTTGGCGGTTCTGCTGGTCGACCATAGGGGAGACCCGCAAAGTCTTCAGAAGGCGTTTGCGTTGAGCCGCGACTTCGAGAAAGAGACTCCTCACCCGCTGTTTCTTGACACGCTTGGCTGGGTACGGTTCAAGATGGGGCAGCAGGAAGATGCCATCCGTTTGCTGAAAGATGCCGCTGCCAAGGCGCCTGAAATTGCTGTGCTGAACTATCATCTTGGGATTGCCTTCTTTCAGTCCGGGAAACGAGCTGAGGCTCGCACCTATCTATCCAAGGCGCTCAAGAGCGCTGATTCATTCGACGGACGCCGAGAGGCGGAGCAGGTGCTCGCGCAACTAAGGGGGTAA
- a CDS encoding polysaccharide export protein, which yields MSRSVRVLLGGGLMAAAVTMTVMPVHADEVLPAALVSQVDPGYRLGAEDVLLVSVWKDEQLTREVVVRPDGMFSFPLVGDIQAEDRTVEAIRDELVKRLTKYIPNANVSVAVTKIVSYKVYVVGRVNKPGEYLVGHYTDVLQALSLAGGLTPFAVENDIKVMRRVKGTQQSIPFRYGDLRKGKDLEQNIILQRGDVVMVP from the coding sequence ATGTCTCGTTCAGTGCGAGTATTGTTGGGCGGAGGTCTGATGGCTGCTGCCGTTACGATGACGGTGATGCCTGTGCATGCAGATGAGGTGTTGCCGGCTGCGCTGGTGTCGCAGGTTGATCCTGGATACCGACTTGGTGCGGAGGATGTCTTGCTGGTGTCGGTCTGGAAGGACGAACAGCTGACGCGAGAGGTGGTTGTTCGACCAGACGGCATGTTTTCGTTTCCACTCGTTGGCGATATTCAGGCAGAGGACCGAACGGTTGAAGCCATTCGAGACGAGCTTGTGAAGCGGTTGACGAAGTATATTCCGAATGCCAACGTCTCCGTCGCCGTGACGAAGATCGTCAGTTACAAGGTGTATGTCGTGGGACGAGTCAACAAACCGGGCGAGTACCTGGTCGGCCACTATACCGACGTCCTGCAAGCACTGAGCCTTGCCGGTGGGCTCACTCCCTTTGCTGTGGAAAACGATATTAAGGTTATGCGTCGCGTGAAGGGTACGCAACAGTCGATTCCCTTTCGCTACGGAGATCTTCGGAAGGGGAAGGACTTGGAGCAGAACATCATTCTCCAGCGCGGTGACGTGGTCATGGTGCCGTAG
- a CDS encoding lipopolysaccharide biosynthesis protein — translation MAQTHVSIQASERIMSLKDYLAAFHRRRKLIILTGLSLLTLSLTVAFLWPPTYKSTATILIEEQEIPSDLVRSTITSYADQRIETIKQQVMSRTTLWKVVEQFNLYQEQRKSSPAEEVVKSFIKDIDVEVISADVVDKRTQHATKATIAFTVTYQNRTPELAQKVANELTSLFLGENLKSRERQAQEATSFLQQEAENLARHIGEIDEKIASFKHRAKGALPELMPLNQQMMNQAERELMDVDQQVRGLEERKSYLEGELATIKPNTPILSVTGERILDSTERLRARRAEYAGASANLSADHPDIIKMKQEIEALEKETGQLPDTEEASKRLIDARAALVADLERLGHEHPDILQARRKISALEQEVNRLTAVPHKNPMQRPENPAYINLQAQLNSATSSLEAFRKTRTDIKRRLGEYATRLERGPEIEPEYLVLTRDRDTSGHKYQEIRSRLLEAKVSEGLEVQRKGERFALIDPPSLPEKPFKPNRLAIVLLGVLLAVGSGVGSGALAESLDRSIRSPEQLLSLTQQFPLAVVPFMPNEGDFWRASMRRRMINTAGVSALAVMLVILHVFVIPLDVLWFAALRRFGIE, via the coding sequence ATGGCACAGACACACGTTTCGATACAGGCATCCGAGCGCATCATGAGCTTGAAGGACTATCTGGCAGCATTTCATCGACGCCGTAAGCTTATTATCCTGACCGGCTTGAGTCTCTTGACCCTGTCGCTGACAGTGGCATTTCTGTGGCCGCCGACCTATAAGTCGACGGCTACCATCTTAATTGAGGAGCAGGAGATTCCATCTGATCTCGTGCGATCAACCATCACCAGTTATGCCGATCAACGGATTGAGACCATCAAACAACAGGTGATGAGCCGCACGACCCTCTGGAAAGTGGTGGAACAATTCAATCTGTACCAAGAGCAACGGAAGAGCAGTCCCGCTGAAGAAGTCGTGAAGAGTTTTATCAAGGATATCGATGTAGAAGTGATCAGTGCCGATGTGGTGGACAAACGCACGCAACATGCGACCAAGGCGACCATTGCCTTTACCGTGACGTATCAAAACCGGACTCCAGAACTGGCTCAGAAGGTCGCGAATGAGCTCACCAGCTTGTTTCTGGGAGAGAACCTCAAGAGTCGTGAACGACAAGCGCAGGAAGCCACTTCTTTTCTTCAGCAAGAAGCGGAGAATCTCGCCCGGCACATCGGCGAGATCGATGAGAAGATCGCGTCCTTTAAACACCGCGCCAAGGGGGCGTTGCCAGAGTTGATGCCGTTGAATCAGCAGATGATGAACCAGGCTGAACGTGAATTGATGGACGTGGATCAGCAGGTCAGAGGTTTGGAAGAGCGCAAAAGCTATCTTGAGGGTGAATTGGCGACGATCAAGCCGAATACACCCATCTTATCGGTGACGGGTGAGCGCATCCTGGATTCGACGGAACGGCTTCGAGCGCGGCGAGCCGAATACGCGGGGGCCAGCGCGAATCTTTCTGCAGATCATCCCGATATCATCAAGATGAAACAGGAAATCGAGGCGTTGGAGAAGGAGACCGGTCAGCTTCCCGACACCGAGGAAGCTTCCAAACGACTCATCGATGCGCGGGCTGCTCTGGTAGCGGATTTGGAACGGTTGGGTCATGAGCATCCGGACATTCTGCAGGCCCGCAGAAAAATCTCCGCCCTGGAGCAGGAAGTGAATCGTCTCACAGCCGTGCCGCACAAGAATCCTATGCAACGGCCTGAAAATCCTGCCTATATCAATCTGCAGGCTCAGCTGAATTCCGCAACCTCATCGTTGGAGGCGTTTCGTAAAACCCGTACGGACATCAAGCGTCGACTGGGAGAGTATGCAACAAGGCTTGAACGGGGGCCAGAGATTGAGCCTGAGTACCTGGTCCTGACTCGTGATCGCGATACATCGGGACACAAATATCAAGAGATTCGGTCAAGGTTATTGGAAGCGAAGGTGTCGGAAGGCTTGGAGGTTCAGCGAAAGGGCGAACGATTTGCCCTGATTGATCCACCCAGTCTCCCAGAAAAACCTTTCAAGCCGAATCGGTTGGCGATCGTGCTACTTGGTGTCCTTCTTGCCGTGGGCAGTGGGGTCGGCTCAGGAGCTCTCGCGGAATCGCTTGATCGTTCCATTCGTTCACCGGAGCAACTCCTCTCGCTGACGCAGCAATTCCCCTTGGCGGTGGTTCCGTTTATGCCCAATGAAGGGGATTTTTGGAGGGCGAGTATGCGACGGCGCATGATCAATACTGCGGGTGTGAGCGCCTTGGCTGTCATGCTCGTGATCTTGCACGTCTTTGTCATTCCGTTGGATGTCTTGTGGTTTGCCGCGTTGAGGCGCTTCGGCATAGAGTAG
- a CDS encoding CpsD/CapB family tyrosine-protein kinase → MDRIRTALELYKETEGVSSDRSDSKRTAEHSFPSGITYTRTKSLTVPLPVLREHRIMAGSKFGPFTDAYKILRTQVTQRLRENGWNTVGVTSPGYGEGKTLTAVNLAVSLAMETTHTVLLVDSDLQDPTVHHVFGLKNCLGLVDYLLDDQPVEDLLIHPGIGRFVLLPGGRAISNSTELLTSPKMLALVEELKHRYPSRVIVFDLPPLLHTADVLAFSPYTDALLMVVEEGKTTGDELQRALGLVKNSRPVLGTVLNKAGRSSLTLAKMKAMLSS, encoded by the coding sequence ATGGATCGTATACGAACCGCACTTGAACTGTATAAAGAGACGGAGGGCGTCTCTTCTGATAGATCAGACTCGAAACGGACTGCGGAACACTCGTTCCCCTCTGGGATCACCTACACACGAACCAAGTCGCTCACCGTTCCACTCCCTGTTCTGCGTGAGCATCGTATCATGGCCGGATCTAAGTTCGGACCATTCACCGATGCGTACAAAATTCTTCGGACACAGGTGACGCAGCGGCTTCGGGAGAATGGCTGGAATACAGTAGGTGTGACCAGTCCAGGGTACGGAGAAGGGAAGACGTTGACAGCCGTCAATTTGGCTGTGAGTCTCGCGATGGAAACGACGCACACGGTGCTTCTGGTCGATTCGGATCTTCAAGACCCCACGGTGCATCACGTATTTGGTTTAAAGAACTGTCTTGGGCTTGTGGACTACTTGTTAGACGACCAGCCTGTCGAAGATCTCCTTATCCACCCAGGAATAGGACGATTCGTGTTGTTGCCGGGAGGGCGAGCCATATCGAACTCCACGGAGCTCTTGACCTCGCCAAAAATGTTAGCCTTAGTTGAAGAGTTGAAGCATCGGTACCCTTCTCGAGTTATCGTGTTCGACCTCCCCCCACTGCTTCACACGGCTGATGTCTTGGCGTTCTCTCCTTACACGGATGCACTCCTCATGGTGGTTGAGGAAGGGAAGACGACCGGCGATGAGCTGCAGCGGGCATTGGGGTTGGTCAAAAACTCTCGTCCTGTGCTTGGAACTGTGTTGAATAAGGCAGGGCGCTCGTCCCTCACGCTGGCCAAGATGAAGGCGATGTTGTCATCCTAG
- a CDS encoding tetratricopeptide repeat protein: protein MYESFYHLKAKPFALLPDSSFLYSGSEHQAAYSLLEYGLLSQAPFMVLTGEPGLGKTSLLQKLVAEHGTRHTIGLVTNARYDIEHLLPWILLSLGLSTKRLDPIEAYHMFSEFLAQESKSHRRVILIIDEAQNLGAELLEELRLLSNLNDGKTLKLQMILSGQPDLYMLLQRMDMTQFAQRIVVDYHLKPLTDVDTGHYIRHRLRVAGGPAALFTNKACALVHRLSQGNPRLINQVSDRALTYGYAEQAKVITSKLVAQAALDRTKGGILPLAAKEELVALAETPEDMTEVDDTLRSLGKDPTTEDSFDARRPDSPEEAYALGVALKSHGRFKEAVDMFHVAAQGESMWLKSHAQVGLCYRRMGEHQAAIQAFRTALEDPSAPANESIDVLYFLGHSLKFTGQTEEALAIYSRINQLNPGFKDVADRVMGLRQVLKQAGSGGAPALPNNPGSRGPVGKFLHFLFGRKS from the coding sequence ATGTATGAGTCATTCTACCACCTAAAGGCCAAACCATTCGCCCTTCTTCCGGACAGCAGTTTTCTGTACTCCGGTTCCGAACATCAAGCCGCATACAGTTTGCTGGAGTACGGTCTCCTCAGTCAGGCGCCGTTTATGGTTCTCACCGGCGAGCCTGGTCTTGGAAAGACATCCCTTCTTCAGAAGCTGGTTGCGGAGCACGGCACTCGACACACGATTGGCTTGGTCACCAACGCGCGTTACGACATCGAACATCTGTTACCCTGGATTTTGTTGTCTCTTGGATTGAGCACGAAGCGGCTTGATCCGATCGAGGCCTATCACATGTTCTCCGAGTTTCTCGCTCAGGAGTCGAAAAGTCATCGACGCGTCATCCTGATCATCGACGAAGCCCAAAATCTGGGTGCCGAACTGCTCGAAGAACTCCGCCTTCTCTCCAACTTGAACGATGGCAAGACCTTGAAGCTGCAGATGATCCTCTCCGGGCAACCGGATTTGTATATGTTATTGCAGCGTATGGACATGACGCAGTTCGCCCAGCGGATCGTCGTCGATTATCATCTGAAACCACTGACGGACGTCGACACGGGACACTATATTCGTCATCGACTACGAGTCGCCGGTGGACCGGCGGCTCTTTTTACGAACAAGGCCTGTGCGTTGGTGCATCGCTTGAGCCAAGGCAATCCACGCCTGATCAATCAAGTGTCGGACAGAGCATTGACCTACGGATATGCCGAACAGGCCAAAGTCATCACGTCAAAATTGGTGGCTCAAGCGGCGCTTGATCGCACGAAGGGAGGGATTCTTCCTCTGGCGGCTAAAGAGGAACTGGTTGCGCTGGCCGAGACTCCTGAGGATATGACCGAGGTTGATGACACACTCAGGAGTCTTGGGAAGGACCCTACCACCGAGGACTCGTTCGACGCTCGTCGCCCCGATTCTCCAGAGGAGGCGTACGCCCTTGGAGTGGCGCTCAAGAGCCACGGTCGGTTTAAAGAGGCTGTGGACATGTTTCATGTTGCCGCACAGGGCGAGTCGATGTGGCTGAAGTCTCATGCTCAGGTCGGTCTCTGTTATAGAAGGATGGGAGAACATCAAGCGGCTATCCAAGCATTTCGCACGGCACTGGAGGATCCGTCTGCTCCGGCGAACGAGAGTATTGATGTTTTGTATTTCCTTGGGCACAGTCTCAAGTTTACCGGGCAGACCGAGGAAGCTCTTGCAATCTATAGTCGCATCAACCAGTTGAACCCAGGGTTTAAAGACGTTGCCGATCGAGTGATGGGGTTGCGGCAAGTCCTGAAACAGGCGGGCTCAGGCGGGGCGCCGGCTCTGCCGAATAACCCAGGGTCTCGAGGGCCGGTTGGGAAATTTTTGCATTTTTTATTCGGCCGCAAGAGCTAG